The Flavobacteriales bacterium genome includes a region encoding these proteins:
- a CDS encoding MBL fold metallo-hydrolase: MKITFLGTGTSSGVPMIACSCDVCRSDDSRDQRLRSSVMIEHNGQVVVVDSGPDFRQQMLNVDAARLDALLFTHEHKDHIAGMDDVRAFNFQSGKPMEVYASVRVQKALEREYHYVFHDEGYPGVPRVNMNTIHQGEAFKVADMDVLPVNVWHHKLPVMAFRFADFSYVTDANAIDDPEKEMLRDSKILVLNALRKEAHVSHFTLDEAIALGKELNAAEVYLTHISHQLGKHADVSLQLPPDVYLAYDGLQIEMPVA, encoded by the coding sequence ATGAAAATCACATTCTTAGGAACCGGTACGTCCTCTGGAGTTCCCATGATCGCATGTTCATGCGATGTGTGTCGCTCTGATGATTCCAGGGACCAACGTCTGAGATCTTCTGTGATGATAGAACACAACGGACAGGTGGTGGTTGTGGATTCCGGCCCTGATTTCAGACAACAAATGCTGAATGTGGATGCCGCAAGGTTAGATGCGCTGCTGTTTACCCATGAACATAAAGACCACATTGCCGGAATGGATGATGTAAGGGCATTTAACTTTCAAAGTGGGAAACCTATGGAGGTATATGCATCTGTGAGGGTTCAGAAAGCACTGGAAAGAGAATACCATTATGTGTTTCATGACGAAGGTTATCCGGGAGTTCCAAGGGTAAACATGAACACCATTCATCAGGGTGAAGCTTTTAAAGTGGCAGATATGGATGTACTGCCGGTAAATGTTTGGCATCACAAACTTCCGGTCATGGCATTCCGCTTTGCTGATTTTTCATATGTTACGGATGCCAACGCCATAGATGATCCGGAAAAGGAGATGTTGAGAGATTCGAAGATTCTTGTTTTGAATGCCCTGAGAAAAGAAGCCCATGTGTCTCATTTTACCCTGGACGAAGCCATTGCACTGGGCAAGGAGTTGAACGCTGCTGAGGTATACCTGACTCATATCAGTCATCAGTTGGGAAAACACGCGGATGTTTCGTTACAACTGCCTCCTGATGTATATTTGGCCTATGATGGATTGCAAATAGAAATGCCAGTTGCCTGA
- a CDS encoding glycosyltransferase produces the protein MHIVIVNNTRIPVLKYGGTERVIWWLGQELTRAGHKVTYLVAPGSSCPFADVLPLQPGKSLDEQIPENADLVHIHFPIREPLKKPYLVTIHGNGKPGEVYDPQTVFVSKDHARRHNSAHFVYNGLGLDDYGTVDWNQKRSHWTFLAKGSRLEKNKIGAIQLTKSVREPLMIIGSRGFTFNTLVKYKGFLGGQEKLRVLNTSKGLLFPIRWHEPFGLSILESLYFGGPVLGTPYGSLPELVPSDMGVLSNNPEELTEAMNHIEDFDRKACHQYVIDRFHANQMAKDYLVYYERVMNGEQLHKTPPSSTYTRKHQLLPFGTK, from the coding sequence ATGCATATTGTCATTGTTAACAATACACGAATTCCCGTTCTGAAATACGGCGGTACGGAGAGGGTGATCTGGTGGTTGGGGCAGGAGCTTACCCGCGCAGGGCACAAGGTTACCTACCTGGTTGCGCCTGGATCTTCATGTCCGTTTGCCGATGTGCTTCCTTTGCAGCCGGGCAAATCCCTGGATGAACAGATTCCCGAAAATGCCGATCTCGTGCACATTCATTTTCCCATCAGGGAACCATTGAAAAAACCATATCTGGTAACGATTCATGGTAATGGCAAACCAGGGGAGGTGTATGATCCGCAAACCGTTTTTGTTTCCAAAGATCATGCAAGACGCCATAACAGTGCGCATTTTGTTTATAATGGACTTGGCCTGGACGATTACGGTACGGTAGACTGGAACCAGAAGCGATCGCACTGGACCTTCCTTGCAAAAGGTTCAAGGCTTGAAAAAAATAAGATAGGCGCCATTCAATTGACCAAATCGGTGCGGGAACCTTTGATGATTATCGGTTCCCGGGGATTTACCTTCAATACCCTGGTGAAGTACAAAGGATTTTTGGGCGGACAGGAGAAGTTACGGGTCCTTAACACGTCCAAAGGTTTATTGTTCCCGATTCGCTGGCATGAACCGTTCGGGCTGTCCATCCTGGAAAGTCTGTATTTTGGCGGCCCGGTGCTGGGGACCCCTTATGGATCTCTACCCGAACTGGTGCCTTCAGATATGGGTGTTCTTTCCAACAACCCTGAAGAACTCACCGAAGCGATGAACCATATTGAGGACTTCGACCGGAAGGCGTGTCACCAATATGTCATTGATCGCTTTCATGCGAATCAGATGGCGAAAGATTACCTCGTGTATTACGAACGGGTCATGAATGGTGAACAACTTCACAAGACGCCACCATCCAGCACTTATACCCGCAAGCATCAACTGCTCCCGTTCGGCACCAAATAG
- the pyrC gene encoding dihydroorotase — translation MKILIKQARIINRASSHNGKVKDILIEGGVIKKIGSRLTASGAKVCSAKNLHVSAGWFDMQVFVPDPGHEYKETLDDTCRAARLGGFTGMAVLPNTQPPRDNKAAVEYVINRTRGQLVDVIPYGALSSQLSGEYMTEMFDMMEAGAMAFTDGKEGIQSSNLQKLALQYALDFNGLIVSFPMDKNLAAHGVANEGLVATQLGIPVIPALAEEIALQRDLYLADYTGGRLHFGTLSAKRSMDLLRDARKRKLKVSGGVSAHHLLLTETALNDFNSDAKLMPPLREEADRQALIKALNDNTLQVICSDHCPEDDDEKRKEFDMAAFGASGIITAFAVARTGVDKKVKLSTLVEAFSTNPRKILGLPDIILEEGAPANITMFDPDLPWTVTPESLSSNCINSPVLHQKLTGKALGVINHDQLFWNIK, via the coding sequence ATGAAAATTCTGATCAAACAAGCCAGGATCATTAACAGGGCATCTTCGCACAATGGCAAGGTCAAAGATATCCTGATCGAAGGAGGGGTAATTAAAAAGATCGGAAGCAGGTTAACGGCATCAGGCGCCAAAGTTTGCAGCGCGAAAAACCTTCACGTCTCTGCCGGCTGGTTCGACATGCAGGTTTTTGTCCCGGATCCGGGACATGAATATAAGGAAACCCTTGACGACACGTGCCGGGCTGCAAGGCTCGGTGGTTTTACGGGCATGGCGGTTCTACCCAACACCCAACCACCCAGGGACAACAAAGCCGCGGTCGAATACGTGATCAACCGCACCAGGGGACAACTCGTGGATGTGATTCCTTATGGTGCTTTGTCATCACAACTTTCCGGAGAATACATGACGGAAATGTTTGACATGATGGAAGCCGGAGCCATGGCATTTACAGATGGCAAAGAAGGCATACAGAGCAGCAATCTTCAAAAACTTGCTTTGCAATATGCACTCGATTTTAACGGGCTGATCGTGAGTTTTCCGATGGACAAGAACCTGGCAGCACATGGAGTAGCCAATGAAGGGTTAGTCGCAACACAACTCGGAATCCCCGTTATCCCGGCACTTGCAGAAGAGATCGCCTTGCAACGGGATCTTTACCTTGCAGATTACACCGGAGGCCGGTTGCACTTTGGCACCCTTTCAGCCAAGCGTTCCATGGACCTGCTCCGCGATGCCAGAAAGAGGAAGCTAAAGGTAAGCGGTGGCGTTTCCGCGCACCATCTCCTCCTAACCGAGACGGCACTGAATGATTTTAACAGCGACGCCAAGCTCATGCCACCCCTTCGGGAAGAAGCGGACCGGCAGGCACTGATAAAAGCCCTGAACGACAATACCCTGCAGGTCATTTGCTCAGACCATTGCCCGGAAGATGACGATGAGAAAAGGAAAGAATTTGACATGGCTGCGTTTGGTGCAAGTGGCATTATTACCGCATTTGCAGTAGCGAGAACCGGGGTTGACAAAAAAGTAAAACTATCGACCCTGGTGGAGGCATTTTCCACCAACCCCAGAAAGATCCTCGGTCTCCCGGATATTATTCTTGAAGAGGGTGCACCGGCCAACATTACAATGTTTGATCCGGACCTGCCATGGACGGTTACGCCGGAGTCGCTTTCCTCAAACTGCATCAACAGCCCGGTGCTTCACCAGAAGCTTACAGGCAAGGCTTTGGGAGTTATCAATCACGACCAGCTTTTCTGGAATATCAAATAA